GCCATACACTGAcgatagaattgtttttttgttaagtaGGATTCCTATAAACACCTTCTCCAAATAGTTGTATTACCTCCAAAGAGCTGTACAGCTAGTAAAACGCAAATAAGAATCGCTCCCTTTGCCATGGTTGCCCTTCTACCTGCCCGTTACACAGATCAAACTAAATCAGCTAATCGATCGTACCTTTTATACCGATTTCCTATAACTTATCTCACTCCTGTTGGCACAGCTAGACTACCTGTTAGCCTCATTAACGCTAATCTAAGCGTACGTCACAAGTTTGATATGCTCGTTACGGGTTTAACATTGAACTGACCCTCGATGGTGCGAGGAAGGATCGCTTCTTATCTTCACGACAATTCCAACACGTACGAAAACCACTCGGTTTGCATGCATGCGTTTACGATCTATATCACGTGTTAGGAGGATTTTTTGCATTGTGGTCAATTTCCAGGATTCCTGGAGGTGGAGAGTTGTTTTGATTCCCTCCCGGGGGTCAATCATAGTAAACTGGAGGAGCCCAACAAGTCATGCCCACCGAGTAGTGCTTCTATTTTTGTACCAAAATGGATTATCACCCCACCACACACAGGGAAGTTTCCTCCAAACTTCCTCGCGGTTGTTtgccaaaccaaacacaacgCTGTTGACAGGGCCCTATGTACGCACCTGCCCTCGGATTTCCCAccataaaacaataaacaccTGCCTCCATCGAATGTGCGCTTATCGTGTATATTCGCAAAGTATCGCGCACACGATCCGCGTTTTATGACAACCAATCGAAGAATgctgcgattttttttggctaacaacacacaacaaccagTAGCGCAACGCACCACCGTTCGTTACCCCAATTATCTCCAATATCTCCGTCGTCCAAATTTCGCAGTTCAATGTGGCTTGTTTAGGCTTGTCCAATTCCCCACTAATCAGTGTGCCTTGCCTGGCGATAAGCGGTTGCGTCGATTTGCGTCGAATAGGACGCCCGAAGGTTTCGCGCAGGCGTTCATTGACAGGTTTTTGAGGGTGCTATAAAACCACCTTCCTAAACTACGGATTGCTGTCAGTCAGATTAAACAGTCGAcatctgctacctgggagtgGTGCCTGCACGCGAGAGTTGTGATCGAAATGTACAAATACGGTGCtgttctgctgctgctcggaCTGGTAGCTGCTGGTAAGTGTGCGCGATATCTTCTTCGAAAAAAGTCCTTCCTCTAGCTAACCATTCTTCTCCTGCAGCTCATGCAGCTTCCCTGTCCGCACCCGCACCGGACCAATGGATGCTCATCCCGGACGGTAATGGACGGCTACATCTGGCCAACCTGAACCCGTACAACATTGACGAGACTGTACCGGAGCCTCACTTTACCGCTGGCACGGATACGATCTTCCGCCTCTACACGCGCAGCAACCGTGACACGCCACAGGTCCTGCAGCTGAACAATGCCGGTTCTGTGACGAGCTCGAACTTCAACGCAGCAAATCCGACCCGTTTCATCATTCACGGCTGGAACAACGATGGCTTCTCGGAGGTGAACACGATCCTCAAGGATGCTTGGCTAGATCGTGGCGAGTTCAACGTCATCACCGTTGACTGGGGTGTTGGTGCACAGACCATCAACTATCCGTTCGCTCGGGCACGTGTGTCCGCCGTCGGTAATGTGGTGTCGACGTTCATTAACTTTTTGCAGTTCACCACGGGCATCACCTTCGCCAGCGTTAGCATTGCGGGACACAGTCTCGGTGCGCACGCCGCCGGTAATGCCGGGTTCTTCCAGTTCGGACGTCTGAACACGATCTTCGGTATGGATCCGGCACTGCCCCTGTTCTCGTTGGACAGTAACGATCGTCTGACGCTGAACGATGCACAGTACGTTGAGTCGATTCACACCAACGCCGGTCTGCTTGGGTTCGATCTGCCCCTTGGACAGGCCTCCTTCTATCCGAACGGAGGACGCACTCAGCCTGGTTGCGGCGTTGACATTACGGGGGCTTGTGCGCATGGCCGGGCGTACGAATTTCTGGCCGAATCGATTGTGTCCGGTGGATTCACCTCGGTACGGTGCGGTTCGTACGATGAGATTCTGACCGGAAACTGTTCCGTGCAGGGCCCGAGCCGTCCGATGGGTGGTGAACCGTCCAACTTTGGCACAGGAGCTGAGGGTGTGTTCACGCTCTCGACCCGTGCTGCTGCTCCGTTCTCACTTGGataagttttaaaaagaaatcgtccttttttgtttagttgtatcgaaaaaaataaataatggctTATATTTAAgctcaaacaaaaaccatcgtTTGACGTCAGTTTGTCAGTAATTTGTTGTGTGTCGCCCTATGCTCCAATTTCTTGTATAGCTGTGCCCTACGTACTTTTATGGCCCCTATGGTTCCTGCGCAGTTACGCTGTACCTTCTGGAAGGAGGACCAATCGCCAAGGGTCAGATATCGCGTATCTTAATCTCGCTCGATAAGACCCCCATTGAATGTGCAGGAATGTTCGTACTACTCCTGTTGCGCCTTAAAAGAGTCTCGCGGGGGTCCGGACTGGTTTAGTCGTCGCAAACATGAAAGCAGCTACGGTGGTGCTAAGCATTTTTGGGCTTGCTGCCTTGGCCAGTGCGGCCCCGCTCGAGAGCAACCCATGGGCACTGATCCCGGACGGTAATGGCAGGCTGCATCTGATCAACGTCAACCCGTACGATGTACCGACCGGTGACAATGAGGTCGAGCCGCTGTTTGACCCCGAGAACGACGTCGTGTTCCGGCTGTACACGCGTCGCAATCCGGTCCATCCGCAGGTGATCCGCTGGAACGATGCCGGATCCGTGTCCGGTAGCAACTTCAATTCGGCCCATCCTACCCGCTTCCTGATCCACGGCTTCCTCGAGGGTGAGGATGCCAGTTTGCACTGGAGCATTAAGGACCATTTCATCCGCATCGGTGAGTTCAACATCGTGAACGTGGACTGGGGTGCGGGTTCGCAGACGATCAACTACATTGCCGCCCGTAACCGTGTCGGTGCGGTGGGTGAAATTATTTCGCGCATGATCAACACCATCGTGTCCGCTACTGGAGCGTCCCGCAACAACATTAATCTGATCGGACATAGTTTGGGTGCGCACGTGGCGGCTAACGCTGGCAAGCACCAGAATGGACAGCTGAACACGATCATCGGGCTGGATCCGGCTGGACCGCTGTTCTCTTCCGGTCAGGCCGATATTTTCGGTGCCAATGATGCGCTGTACACGGAAGCGATCTATACGAATGCTGGTCTGCTTGGATTTGATCAGCCGCTGGCGCATGCCAACTTCTACCCGAACGGAGGTCGTTCGCAGCCGGGCTGTATTCTGGATGTGGCTGGAATCTGTGCACATAATCGGGTGAACGATTTCTATGCTGAGTCTGTGTCGTCGTCAGTTGGCTTCCGGTCGGTGCGTTGTGCCGACCATGGTGAGATCCTGGCGGGACGTTGTACACCGAGCGGTGCCAATGCTAATATGGGCGGTGAGCCATCGAACCGTGGACGCGGTGTTTCGGGCGTTTACCATTTGACCACCAACTCTAACTCGCCGTTCGCGCAGGGTTAGGTTGTTGGTAGTTCgttttatgaataaatttgcTAAAACATTTGTGTAAGTACTCTCTAAACAATATATGTTTGTGATGTGGAAAGAATAGTTAATGAAAGAGGTAGCGAAAGAAAACATGACCAACCTGAAATCCGTCCGATTGCTGCAACGTGGCCGATGATTcaacggttttttttggtgaactattactattatttttttggtgaaCTATTGTATTACGTTTTATGCCAGTATTTGAAAATGTAGGACTTTTTTTAACATGAAGGttggattttattatttttataactaATTTACTGTCTGTCTTATATGTAtgtgttgtacctcgcttgtatgaatgatgatgtaTGAATGGATGTACGAAAGAATGAAGGAATcagtacgatgcgtgaagggtaGGGTAACACATGGAAGAAGTTACACCTGATGCTGCAATGGACGGACAAACCAGCCAAAGGTAGAAGGAGGCTACAAACGAGACCAGGGTTCCATTACTATCAGGACTTAACGCATGTcagattataaaaaaaatatttatattgctAACCACCACTCATTTTGACTGGTCGCGGTAGATAACCACGCTTCTAGTGTTAAATCCAATCGACAACTGTAGCCCGGATCCGCAGCTCAAAACCCCGCGGTTTTCTTTGCATATTATAAGGATCGATCGCCGGCGTGTCGTAGAACAGTTGCTTTCGAACACCTACTAGGATCTTACcgttatatttaaatttagttaCAAAAAGAGCATAATGAATGCATCGCGGCCACCCTTCCGAAGCGTACGAGTTGGCCATTTCGGCCCTaaattttgcatacatttaggcgtcgTTACAAGAAAGTTTTACAaacttctttatttttcaagcaaaACCTGCGAGGCACACTTGAACTGTGTGAGGTTTAAATCGGTCACATTTTTAGTTTCAAAGGTGGGTTACTTCCTAATACTGAAAGTAAAACTTTTACAATCACTTAAgactgatttttttcttatactgCATAGCTTTATACAACTTTTCGAATATTCGATCATTGctaaaattgttcaaaacaaaagccaaataTTTAAACTGCACCGGTTTCATATTTACTCGGCTCTTGCGCCAAGCCGTGTACCTTTCCGAACTTTCTCACTATCCAAACTGACAGTTGCGCAATTCATCCGGAGAATTCATGTGGATCGCTTCATCCCCCTCATTCATTTGGAATTCAAACGTGAAGCTGAACggacgtgcgtgcgtgtttctCGTGTGCAGAACAATAGTGGCCGTAAACAGTTATATTATACCGGGGAGGCATTGTTGCGGATCAGGAGTGCATTTACCTGTGGTTGCGTTCGGCAACAATTGAACGTGTGTTGCAGTGTAAGTGTAAAACCGACCATTAAATGTGTGATGGTAGACAAAAGCGTGCAAAAAACGTGCTTTCGACGACTGTGATGCCCCAAACGCCATAGTGCCGGCTCCGTGTTCAAACTTTCTGGCGTCACAGTCGCTATTCCGGACTGGTGTGCCGGTTTCGGTGTCTAACCGTTTCGTGCCTACCCTGTATGCTGCTTCCTTCCGGGTTGTGCCTTCAGGAGCGTGCTCAGGACTTTTTAAAAAGCGgcggaaggaaggaaaccGTTTTCCGTCACATTCTACCCAACCGAGCAACTATCGCTTTCTCTGTCCACTGTTTTTGTACACCAACTCTCCTGGTCGGtcggttgtgtgcgtgtgcgcggGAGAAAAACAGGATCCCCTTTTTCGACGCGCTTGTCCCGCAACCAGCATTATTGCAAGCAGCAAGTATAGAATGGAAGGAGGGGAGTGGGGGTTTGATGattgtactgctgctgctgttcggtgTACAAAAAGCAACCTCCTCCCATGCGTCGTAAAATAGCATTTGTGGGGGAAGAGTTGGAGTGGGTGGAAGGCACCAGTAGGCAATATACCAACACTGGGCCCAAAAAAATCGATAGCAAGTTTGCAAAACTTTAGGACGATTTTTCTGccattc
This genomic window from Anopheles maculipalpis chromosome 2RL, idAnoMacuDA_375_x, whole genome shotgun sequence contains:
- the LOC126568340 gene encoding pancreatic triacylglycerol lipase-like, producing the protein MKAATVVLSIFGLAALASAAPLESNPWALIPDGNGRLHLINVNPYDVPTGDNEVEPLFDPENDVVFRLYTRRNPVHPQVIRWNDAGSVSGSNFNSAHPTRFLIHGFLEGEDASLHWSIKDHFIRIGEFNIVNVDWGAGSQTINYIAARNRVGAVGEIISRMINTIVSATGASRNNINLIGHSLGAHVAANAGKHQNGQLNTIIGLDPAGPLFSSGQADIFGANDALYTEAIYTNAGLLGFDQPLAHANFYPNGGRSQPGCILDVAGICAHNRVNDFYAESVSSSVGFRSVRCADHGEILAGRCTPSGANANMGGEPSNRGRGVSGVYHLTTNSNSPFAQG